The Brassica napus cultivar Da-Ae chromosome C1, Da-Ae, whole genome shotgun sequence DNA segment GACTACAATGCCAAACTATCAGATTTTGGGCTTGCCAAAGATGCCCCTGATGAAGGCAAAACCCATGTCTCTACTCGAGTCATGGGCACTTATGGTTACGCCGCTCCTGAGTATGTTATGACTGGTAtgtctcttttctttttattcattcACTCTCTGTTAGCTCCGATATTTTATTGAAGCTGTACTTTATTTTTTAGGATATATGACTCTTTTcttatatgatatatgactcttTTGTTCACTATGCCCATAGGTCACTTGACATCAAAGAGCGATGTTTATAGTTTCGGTGTGGTTCTACTCGAAATGCTGACTGGCAGAAGATCTATGGACAAAAACCGACCAAACGGGGAACACAACCTCGTGGAATGGGCGAGACCGCACCTCCTTGACAGGAGACGATTCTACCGGCTACTTGATCCGAGGCTGGAGGGTCATTTCTCCATCAAAGGAGCTCAGAAAGTAACTCAGCTCGCAGCCCAATGCCTTAGCCGTGACTCCAAGATCAGACCCAAAATGAGTGAAGTGGTCGAGGTCCTTAAACCACTCCCACATCTGAAAGACATGGCAAGCTCTTCTTACTACTTCCAGACAATGCAAGCCGAGAGATTGAAAGCTGGGTCTGGGTCGGGTCGTGGGTTCGGGTCAAGAAACGGGCAACTTGTGTTTAGGACACAGTCTAGTCCTCATGGCCAAGCTGGTTCTTCACCTTATCGTCATCAGGTTCCCACTCCCAAGCCCAAAGGTGCAACTACTTAGTTTTGAAGCTATCTCACATTTCCTAAAGGGGAGGATCTCTCTTGTAATGCATGGAAACGTCTATTCAACCGATGTAAAACAGATATTGTTAACCTAGTGTTTCTTTTGTCTATTGTACTCTTTAACCGTTGCCCTAGTGAGGGTAATATTATCACTAACTATTGTGTTAGAAGTGATATCACCTCATTTCATATAACATTAGAGTAGAAGGAAACACAGTGCATagcaaagaaacataaagatcTTTTAGTGTTTCATCATGTCACCAAGACAAACCatcttttttgtcaactttattattattattcactTCTACAAATCCAACAAGAAAATGGGGGAAAAAAGATTAGCAAGTAGCCCGCCATTAAAACCAAGCAAGAGGGAAGTGAGTAGAAATAAACTACTACTTGGGATGGGTCATTTATCAAGGCTTGAGAGAGAGAGCCAATCCAACCTTAGCACTCTTGTCGATGGCCTTAGTGTCAACTTCTCCAGAGACTGTGAAGAAGGACTTGGGTGACCACTCGTGTTGAATGAGTGCATTGGCTATCCCCGCACTGTTCACACGTGCTTTCACCATGGTCAAGGGGTCAATCGAGTGCTGCGTTCCCACGGTTATGGTGTTGACCTTGCTAGCGAATTTGTGGTTCACTTCAGCTCCAACAGCGGTGTTGAACAGCGGGTTAACAATGTGGTAGTATGAGGCGTTGACAGAATCTCCTTTGTCGTTCCTGAACAAACAAGACTGATAAGAACCACATCTTTAATCCACAAATATCTCACATGAATTCATTCATTGACTTACAGGGTAAGGGAAGCAATCAAATCATCCTTGGTGAAGTTGAGGCCAGCATTGATCTTGGTGAAACTGCCAGATTTGGTGTCGAAGGAAACGTCAGTACCAAGAGCCAGCAAATTGTTCCCAACAACACCAGAGAAGTTGACAGTTGGGTTCTGAGTCAATCCCATGCTGGTGCTGATACCAGCGTAGTCATGCAAATACTGAAGCTCAATCTGTATGAAAGAGGAAACAAAGAATTATAAAAGGTATCAAAATGCAGATGGATGGGGGttgaaaagagaagaagaaagacctACCTTGCCGGAGTTTTGGTCAGGGGCCTTGAAGCTGAAGATGGACTTCAATCCAGGGGCAGCCTCATCAACGGTAGCAGTGATCAAAACCTGAAACCAACCAGTAATAATAAAGAAGGGAATAGATTTAGATAATCAGATAAGGTAAAAGGGAAAGAATGTAATTTGGGTAGAATATAATAAAGCATACGGTATTGTCAGTGGAAACTTTGAAATCGGTGGTGATGTTTTTTTGCTTGAGCTGAAAAACTACATCTCCCAAGAGCGATTCACCTTTCTTTGTTCCGGTTGATGTGATGGCCTAAAGATTGTAAAaggtaaataaaagaaaactaaacaataaaacaaagagtAAGAAAACAAAGATATCAAAGAATGAAGTGCAAGAAAGAAACTTACAACACCCGCAGGAGAGTAAGTGGTGATACTCAATTTCTGGTCACTGTTGTGGTCCTTGTACAGCAGGTCTGCACATGACAACGCATTTTTTATAAACTTCTGATTATTTCCAGTGAATAACTCGAAAAGTAAAAAACTGAAACCAACATGCGCATAACTAGATTGGTCCGAAAACTAAATCTTAAGCAAGCGATCCAGAAACCTAACTTACATCTTCTATTTGGCAGAAACAGATTCATTCGCAATCAAAAatggagaaaaagaagaaggcaAAAGGTTCACCTCTGGCTTTTTTGCCGATGTCCGTGTAGAGACCTGGACCTTTCCCCATTTCTTTTTGCTTCTCCTTGATAGTATGATATTAGCTCCagagaacgaagaagaagaagaagaaactgtgGCGTCTATAAAAGATTAGAAGAAAGCCCTAGCTATTATCAGCCGTTGGATCCATACTTGCTTCCCTCATCTGCTGCCGttcattcctttttttatacttcttctcctcttctctattGGAACTTATTCTAAAATGTCCTCCTATAACCTCTTCAAAAATTTCTAATATACCCCTTTTCTAGGAACTCGAACATATTAGATTACTTTCGGATGACCCAAATGGGTTTGACCCGGTAAATACCTTAACTTATTAAGAGCTGTTTTGTATTTAGCCacattttgtaataaaaaataaatgaaaataaattatttactaGAAAAGGGGTatattagaaattttttaaGAGGTATAGGACATATGAGAATAAGGCCCGGCGTGGTTTTATACTAACCTTACTTTATTCCTTTGACTCTCTTCTGTCCTGAATGGGAAATGATTCGGTTTATTTACTAATTGAATTATTTAGTCTGAAACCCATGTGGTTTTGTTTGGAGTTCAATAATTGTTTCGCCATTAGTTGTCTGATATCTCTGTTTAATACTCAAATTCAGGGTTCCATTATAAATAGTTCGCGATTTTAAGTAAATTGCTATTTACAATTTTTAACATATACACCTTAACATACTTTAGGATGAACAATTATgtctaaatttatatttataaacaaaaacaaaatttcgcCTAGAAGAATTCAAAAACGGATGTAACTATAagaaaattttcgaaaatttcACCATCAGCCAAAtttcaaaagcaaaaaaatacaAGAACATATGAGCATTGTTTGAAGTCATTATTTATTATTGATCAAGTACCACCGAGACACCGATGTTGTTAGGAAAAAAATAGTTattagtttttactttttagtatGGTTGATACagataaataaattagttatttggtgaagatggtttcggaaccagaagagtggccagcgtttgcaagttatttggaagacatcaAAAGTCTGAGAGCAAGTTTCCTACAATCAGAGATCGTccatgtaccaagaacgcagaatacaaaggcggatagcctagcaTGCAGTGTTAGGATtcagccgtctttcgtcgttcacatggatcaatatcttccggcttggtttacagagtctatatgagtctgtaaagttgacgacaaaaaaaaaaaaaaaaaattagacttaACAAGCACTCTGACATTTTTACTACTTTTGGATGCATCTGACAACTATAACCTATAAAGTAAATTCTTATTGTTGCTAAAATTGGTTGGAAATATTGATAAAACAGTAACGCTTCTCTCTTCATAGAAGCATCCAAATATAGAAGACGTACAAAGGAGaggaaaaatgttaaattaCTAAAGAAAGAGAAACAGAGAAACCTGTCCACCAGTATATTGTGGTGGCTTTCCATACACAACGggaaaaactttctaaatttagaAGTTAACTTCCTTCgtcaatttttctatttataattatttaaagacCAACCTTCACGTTTGTCAAACTTCGCAATACGTTTCACTTTAGGCCAAACAGAAAAACGACCTAACTCCATGTTTAAAGCTTAGCAGTTctccatatatattaaaaaaatatataaaaagattacccctttgagaaagaaaaaaagaattaatacaaattgtttttttctctagaaaaaggggtaatcaaataaaaaatggaGACGGCTAGGCTTTTAGTTTGTGTGATTTGTATTGCCAGTTTGATTCCGACCTTACGAGCCAATGTTGCGGAGACGGATGAGTATTGGGTAACAAAAGCCAACGAAGCTCGTAGACGTACCCTTATGGCTTACCATCCTGATCCTTATCAGATTGTCGACCACTTCCACGAGCGTCATTACGAGTAAGTCTCCCTTAATCTATTTCTTTATCACATGAATTCACGACAATGTTTCGttagattatttttataaacgaaaataatgatttagggtttatgatggGTTTTGGTTTTTGTGCATATGATCTTCAGCAACTCTACTGATGTTGAAGAGATGGAGGAAAACGCTTCGGAGGAAGAGGACGACATTGAGATGATTTCTAGTGCGACGAACAGCACAAGGAGGAGTCTAAGAGGTAGAGGTAAAGGTAAAGGTAGAGGGAAATGGAGCAAGCTAAAGGGACCTTGCACTGCAAGTAACCCTATCGATAAATGTTGGCGTTGCCAGCCGGATTGGGCCAGGCGTCGCAAGAAGCTCGTCAAGTGTGTCCGTGGATTCGGTTACAAGACCACAGGAGGCAAACGTGGTCGAATCTACGTGGTCACAAGCAACAGAGATGATGACACGGTGAACCCTAGACCCGGAACACTGCGTCACGCTGTGATTCAGAACGAACCGCTCTGGATCATTTTCAAGCACGATATGAGCATTAGGTTGTGCCAAGAGCTAATGATTAATAGTCACAAGACGATCGATGCTCGTGGCACTAACGTGCACATCGCATATGGTGCTGGGATCACGATGCAGTACGTGCATAATATCATCATCCATGGGCTTCACATCCATCACATCGTCCAGGGCAGAGGTGGCATGATAAGAAACTCAAATGACCACTTCGGGTTCAGAGGAGTGGCCGATGGAGATGGTATCTCCATCTTTGGAGCAACAAACATTTGGCTTGACCACATTTCTATGTCTAAATGCCAAGATGGTCTCATCGACGCTATAATGGGCTCCACCGGTATCACTATCTCTAACTCTCATTTTACCCACCACAACGATGTGAGTATTCATCAAATCCGTACATCTCTACTAGATTTTTCCTAATTGATTTGATCGTTATATATGGAGTTTTAAAGACaatttaaaagtaattaatGAACATGTTGTTTGTGTGTTTAGGTGATGTTGCTTGGTGCACAAAATGACAACCACGCGGACAAGAAAATGCAAGTCACCGTGGCTTTCAACCACTTTGGTAAAGGACTTGTGCAGAGGATGCCGAGGATTCGATGGGGTTTCGTCCATGTTGTCAACAATGACTACACTCACTGGGAGCTTTACGCTATCGGGGGTAGCCAAAGTCCTACCATTCTCAGCCACGGAAACCGTTTCATCGCTCCTCCTCACCTACAACATTACAGAGAAGTACAAACATATAAACCCCAAAGGCTTGATGTGTTTAAGGTATATATAGTTTTTGAGCTAACAGAAAAATGTGTGCGTGTATAGGTGACAAAGAGGGATTCTGCTCCAGAATCGGAGTGGAAAAACTGGAACTGGAGATCTGAGAAAGACATTTTCATGAACAATGCATATTTCAGACAGTCTGGAAACCCAAAGTTCATGTGTTCACACTCTAGACAACAGATGATAAAGCCCAAACACGGTGTTGCCGTTTCAAAGCTTACCAAATACGCCGGAGCATTGGATTGCCGGGTCGGAAAACCATGCTAAACAATATTGCtcactactatttttttttctccttgtaTCTAGGCCAAAATCTTTTTAAGCAAAATCATGgggtaaaaatttgaaataagtCTAATTTATGAAGATTTTTGTGTAAAAAATGAATGCGAACGGCTGGATACTTTGTAACTCTATTCTGTTTCTGTATTACatttgttgtgtgtgtgtttttttggtTGTGCTCGCCATAATTTCACTATCTTATCTTGGGGACAAATATAAAATACCAATGGGAAAACAGATAAGGTgattaatttaaaaacaaagacTTAAGCAATGACTCAAGGATCAAAAAAACTAATGTCCATTTCCTGAACCGATTGTTCTTAGTTAACAATTTAACCGATGTGTTGATTACTTATCCGAATAGTCATTTTCCAATATTTTGGCCTTCAttccaaatatattatatacatatccaCCAAAACTTACACTTGTTAAtacaaaaaatttaacaaaatatatgaattaatcCGTTTCCATCAGCTCTTTTGGtttgtgattaaaaaaatagaacatatTAAGTATGTTAACAATTTATTAGATTTGACAAATGATTTCTTtggtattaattaattttgataagtatCTGTCGCAAacatgtgttaaaaaaaatcgttCTCAAACATATTATTCTTTATTTCTTCCAATTGTAGAAGACGAAAAGAATAGTTTAGCTTCAGTACATGAAATCGCAGTAATTCCAACATTTAGCAAATAAATAACTTATATAGTTGTTGTGTATTGTTTACACTTTAATGTCATTGAACTCTTCCGTACATTCAAGCACTTATATTGATTTTTCATAAGTTATACATCCTATTCTAATGAACTGGTAGCACAAAAAAACATCCTATCTTCATTTTTGACATAATGGTACATGTCTTCTGTCCTTTGGACtatatttgagaagtgattttgCTACGTGTCATCTCTAcaatcatttttacaaaaaaaataatgacatGAATAAAaagattgatgacatggcttatagttaatatgacatggacaatcacatttattactgacatatatttttggtaaactttataGAATATAGCAATAActaatatattacatttaatgttgatttatatttttggtaaacttcttaaaatatgataataactcataaatcatcattaaaataaatatattgaaatatgcattataaattttgaaatattatttaattgtatttttataattatacaatttttattactaatatttttaaaattttctacatcttttttaaaaaataaataaattgttaatcgtaatttcattagtttcttttagatatctacaaattttataattattgtttagttataatttttaaataactatacaatttttatatgatttcttagtaattttatacaagttgatttaatacatttaaccaaaataaatagataaaaaattatctaagattcgaattttaaatattttacatatatattattaaatgtactttaaaataaacaaaattattattttttaattttattattaaataatcaactttatattaatattagttaaaaagaataaaatatataatattaatacatttcattttaaattaatttaactttTAACAAATTTATCACTGCATAttgtgcaggaaaacacctagtaaaCACTTATATTGATTTTTCATAAGGCGTGTTGACCATTAATTAaccaatataattatatacagaGAATCTCAAGCTGGCCTTAAGCTTAAAAAGTCTTTATGTCATTGTTTAATGTCAATGTCTAAATCGACACCATTGACCTTTATAGGTCAGTAGAAAATCTATTAGCAAGTTGATGATCAATAACTTATTGAATACTACTTCGCAATGAAGGCTGGCAGACTTGCGAAACCTTCATCGctatagtttattaaaaataaatattatttgcatatttgatAATGCATGTTTAATCACACAATACACGAACATACCTACTAATACATGTTTCTAAAAATGTTGAAAGTTCGTGAAGACATGCTAGTTGACCCTTCCATTCACTGATTCACTCATTGTCTAGCAAAAGTCAACTACTATTATTGAACCATTgaattttctctttctttttctttttatttgttgaaTCGACTATTCCGATTTTTTTGCTGtcatttgttttcctttttcccaTTTTTATATGGCATGTCACTGCAATTCCGCCTCGCCTGGTTGTTTCCATTCGTATAATTTTTGTCTTTTGTAGGAGAGGTTATGTGATCATAAGAGgcgtaaatatttttgtgatattCTAAAGTAATTCGTATCGATGACCGAGGACTTTTTCTAGTCTAGATAAGActaatatgtttatttattttcttgtaatCTAGTATACGATAACGTGGCAAAATATAAAACTACACACGAAATCATTAGTTTTTTTCCATGAAATGTTATTAAGCGATTGTTGAGTTTTCTTGGACATTgtgagaaaattaaaattaaaactttttttttgcttctaatTCCTAAATGGGTTTGGTGTTTGATTATGGGAAGCTACTAAATATGTTATCAAATTTTAGTTATCAAAGACAAGATGACTATATCCatatgttaacttatcaatATGTTATATCCTTTTGGTAAAGAAAGAAACCACATAGATAcacgatagttttttttttgaattatacacaGTTTCCCCAAAGGCTTCCCAGGCCCAAGGGACTAATCTGTGTCGCTGCGGCCCGAATGTTAAATTTCGCAGTGGCCGGGAATCGAACCTAGGTGGCGGTACTCACAGCTGTGAACCCTTTACCACCAGAGCTAGACGCCCCGGTTGATACACGATAGTTTACTTAGaccaaaacaagaaacaaaataagATGCTAGCTAACTAAAATGAAACACTAACAAACTCACGTATCCATATGAAATTTACCCTTTCAAAAGAATATGAAATCCACCCTTAATGTGTAAAGCTAAATGGCTATATGGCCATTCATATACATGGGAGCACACGCATgtatttagagagagagaatgttccaattgaaaaaataattatagtaGACTAGGTATTGTATTATTATCATCAACGAGGCCAAggatttatattttggttagaTTAATAgggatattttaaaacaaatgactCGGATGTGAAAGCATATAAATCCGGAGATCGAAAAGGTCGTCCTTAACTCATGGTTGAAATCATTATAAAATGAACAAGTTGAAGTGTTGACGATATGAGTCTTCCTCGAAGAAAGTACACATCGATCTATTCTGAAGGCTATATATATAGTAAGAGGTTGTGAAGAAAGaggacaaacaaacaaacaaaagaagaagaagaattttttatttttttcagacaagaagaagaggacGAATTGAAGATCTTCTTATATTTCTGATTTCTAAATGGAGGTTCTTAAGAAACTACCTACTTCAGATTCTATTGTAAAAGATGAAGTTGCAGGATCTGATGGAGGCATCCAAGAAAGTAGAAAGGTAATAACGAAACCTCAGAtgttatatctatatatacgtTAGTTTAAGTGGGAAACCTCCTTATAATCATTTTGTGCGTCTGATTTACTGCAGCTTACATGATTAGCATGTGTTTTGATCTAGGAgatttcatcatatatatatggacGTGAAAGTGCGGAAAAGGTTTCTACCAAATCGATTAAATTAGTTTCAGTTTTGTTACACGATGAAGTTAAATATTAGTCCGTTACTTTAATGTCATACATATTTATTCATTGCTTGCATATCTGAATTCATCCATGATTATAGCTCAATATATAGagaaaatacaataaattatttttcttaataaatattgttttaatatagagaagataatgatttattaataatattaaaacatgTATGATGATATTTCAGGTGAGTCATGAACTTGAATCTGCAAATGTTGAGATGCGTGAAATGAAGGAGGAGAATGAGAAACTTAAAGTAATGCTAGAACATATTGAGAGTGATTACAAGTCTCTTAGACTCATATATTTGAACAAAGTTCAGCAAAAATCTTCAGCCAAACCAGTTCCGGATAACAAGAATGATCATCTCAACGCAGAGTTTGTAAGTTCTTCTGATCAAGAACGTGAATTTGTTTCGCTTTCTCTGGGGAAAAGAAGCTCAAATTCTCCATCTAATAGCATTGCCAATAAGGAAGAGAAGACAAAATTAATATGCTTAGGAgccaaggaagaagaggaattGACAAATGCGGGTTTGACTTTAGGACCAGCCGTTGGATTAGCAAAGGAAAATCGTGCCATTTCAAGCCTAGAATATAGCTCATCAGAAGAAGCTCCAGCCATGAATAAAGTCACCGGGAAGAGAAGTTCTCCTAGTGGCGGTGCTGATGATAATAGTCAGCAAAATCTTGCCAAAAGAGCTAGAGTTTGTGTTAGAGCAAGATGTGACACTCTCACGGTgagttttttctatatatatatatatattcatataatctATCATGCTGatcatttcaaaaaatttgtcatcttatatatattgatgaaataaTATCGTATGTTTGTGTTATAAGATGAATGATGGCTGTCAATGGAGAAAATACGGACAAAAGGTTGCGAAAGGAAACCCTTGTCCAAGAGCATATTACCGCTGCACGGTTGCACCTGGTTGTCCTGTTCGAAGACAGGTATCTATATCTACCGAGTGACATATACTATAAAACATACTATTATAATTTCCGGTGTCTAATttcttgtaatattttttattcttgaaAAGGTCCAAAGATGCGTGGATGACATGTCAATTCTAATCACAACTTATGAAGGAACACACAACCACCCTCTTCCACTCACAGCCACCGCCATGGCTTCCACCACCGCAGCTGCCGCCTCCATGCTCCTCTCTGGTTCCTCCACATCAGGGTTAGACACCGAGATGATCAAGAACGGTATGAACTTCAAACTTTATGACAACAATTCAAGACTCATAAACAAACCAACCGTTCTCTCGCCATTACACCCTACAGTCACTCTAGATCTCACTATTCCTATGCCAAAACCATCTTCATCACCATATTCTTTGAACTTCAACACATTTTCTTCACTCCAAAGGTTCCCTTCCACAAGCCTTAAtttctctgcttcttcttcttcctccgatTCAACTTCAACCATCAACATTCCCACGATATGGGGTAGTGGATACGCTTCTTGCAGTCCTGTTACAGATAATAAGGTACACACCGGACGGCCATCATTTCTAAATATTGGAAAAAACCTACCGCAAAACCCTTCTTTGACCGAAACCCTAACGAAGGCTCTTACTTCTGACCCAAGTTTCCACTCAGTGATAGCACAAGCCATATCAACTATGGTCGGATCAGGGAATGGAGATCAGCAATCCGCTCGTACCTTAAATAGCTTGTCGATTACTAAACAACAGGCTGCTGCAGAttctaacaacaaaaataaaggATGTGAAGGGTATTTCAGCAGCTTATTGATGTCAAATATGGCGAATCCAGGAATGTTATCAACGTTAAACCTACCGTCGTCAGAACTTCCATTCACTTTGTTcacgacttcttcttcttcgtctaaGCCAAGTTTTTCGAACGAGGAAAAAAAGAGGTTGTAACTTTATAGTATTTTCAGTGTGTAATGCAAACGTCTTAAGCGTTAATTATTTTCTGATGATATATTTTGTGTGGCCCATTTGTTTGACCATGACGACAACGGATGATAAAATTAGTTCGCCAAAAcgtcttactttttttttctttttttttttttt contains these protein-coding regions:
- the LOC106433438 gene encoding mitochondrial outer membrane protein porin 1-like, whose translation is MGKGPGLYTDIGKKARDLLYKDHNSDQKLSITTYSPAGVAITSTGTKKGESLLGDVVFQLKQKNITTDFKVSTDNTVLITATVDEAAPGLKSIFSFKAPDQNSGKIELQYLHDYAGISTSMGLTQNPTVNFSGVVGNNLLALGTDVSFDTKSGSFTKINAGLNFTKDDLIASLTLNDKGDSVNASYYHIVNPLFNTAVGAEVNHKFASKVNTITVGTQHSIDPLTMVKARVNSAGIANALIQHEWSPKSFFTVSGEVDTKAIDKSAKVGLALSLKP
- the LOC125580832 gene encoding probable pectate lyase 7; protein product: METARLLVCVICIASLIPTLRANVAETDEYWVTKANEARRRTLMAYHPDPYQIVDHFHERHYDNSTDVEEMEENASEEEDDIEMISSATNSTRRSLRGRGKGKGRGKWSKLKGPCTASNPIDKCWRCQPDWARRRKKLVKCVRGFGYKTTGGKRGRIYVVTSNRDDDTVNPRPGTLRHAVIQNEPLWIIFKHDMSIRLCQELMINSHKTIDARGTNVHIAYGAGITMQYVHNIIIHGLHIHHIVQGRGGMIRNSNDHFGFRGVADGDGISIFGATNIWLDHISMSKCQDGLIDAIMGSTGITISNSHFTHHNDVMLLGAQNDNHADKKMQVTVAFNHFGKGLVQRMPRIRWGFVHVVNNDYTHWELYAIGGSQSPTILSHGNRFIAPPHLQHYREVTKRDSAPESEWKNWNWRSEKDIFMNNAYFRQSGNPKFMCSHSRQQMIKPKHGVAVSKLTKYAGALDCRVGKPC
- the LOC106433415 gene encoding probable WRKY transcription factor 72, encoding MEVLKKLPTSDSIVKDEVAGSDGGIQESRKVSHELESANVEMREMKEENEKLKVMLEHIESDYKSLRLIYLNKVQQKSSAKPVPDNKNDHLNAEFVSSSDQEREFVSLSLGKRSSNSPSNSIANKEEKTKLICLGAKEEEELTNAGLTLGPAVGLAKENRAISSLEYSSSEEAPAMNKVTGKRSSPSGGADDNSQQNLAKRARVCVRARCDTLTMNDGCQWRKYGQKVAKGNPCPRAYYRCTVAPGCPVRRQVQRCVDDMSILITTYEGTHNHPLPLTATAMASTTAAAASMLLSGSSTSGLDTEMIKNGMNFKLYDNNSRLINKPTVLSPLHPTVTLDLTIPMPKPSSSPYSLNFNTFSSLQRFPSTSLNFSASSSSSDSTSTINIPTIWGSGYASCSPVTDNKVHTGRPSFLNIGKNLPQNPSLTETLTKALTSDPSFHSVIAQAISTMVGSGNGDQQSARTLNSLSITKQQAAADSNNKNKGCEGYFSSLLMSNMANPGMLSTLNLPSSELPFTLFTTSSSSSKPSFSNEEKKRL